The Vitis vinifera cultivar Pinot Noir 40024 chromosome 3, ASM3070453v1 region tacaaatgaatAACTTGTTTACaagtctttaatttttaatttttatcatacaaATGAATAATAAGGAGATGATGTTGTGGGATAAATGAGTTTTGAAGCTTGAGCAATTGAACGTGGGGTTTTTAAACTAAAACTTCTTATATTAAGAGGTTAAGTACTATATCTACAATGAGGCTTCATGCATTACAAGATATAAAACGAATgtcaaagaataaaatatttgctCCTACAAGGTTTCCAATTGATATGAGTTGTTAAAGAGTTTTTGAAATGTGCATGAATAATAAAGTAATATCTCGATTCATAATCATTGTCCTCCATTATGGCACAAAATTTCCATTTGAAGCTAATGCCACACAAGCAGCACAactaacaaaattcaaaattcatgttttagtttttttctcaTGCATActtgatacaaagaaaaatgtccTAAAAATGTAAATGACCTAATATCTTTGATATATTCTGTTctactttaatttatttcttgtaAAGATGTCAAACTTAATGTGTTTTATTTACAATTGTGCCTCATTGCATAACATGTTGTCCATTTATAATTGGCAGGTATGAGTCCAATCAAATTAAAGCAATAATTGATAGCATATTCCATCAATTGAAATGTAAGAGGCTTGATGTTGGTGCCAATTTAGTTGGTATAGATTCCCATGTAAAAGAGATGATTTTGCGGTTGCATATGGAATCACGTGATGTTAGTATTGTTGGGATAAGTGGAGTTGGTGGGATAGGTAAGACAACCATCGcaaaagttatatataataaaCTTTCTTGCAAATTTGAATGTATGagctttcttgaaaatattagAGAAATTTTCAATGCCCAAGGTTTATCTCACTTACAAAATCAACTTCTTGGTGATATCCTAGAGGGAGAGGGGAGTCAAAATATAAATAGTGTTGCCCATAGAGCAAGTATAATAAAGGACATTCTCTCATCTAAAAGAGTTTTTATAGTTCTTGATGATGTTGATGATCCAAGTCAATTAGAATATTTACTTGGACATCGTGAATGGCTTGGAGAAGGAAGTAGAGTCATCATAACAACTAGAAATAAACATGTGTTAGCTGTACAAGAAGTGGATGACATATATGAGGTTAAgggattgaattttaaagaagCTCGTGAACTTTTCAGTTTGTATGCCTTTAAACAAGAGCTTCCCAAATCAGATTATAGAAACATCTCATGTCGTGTTGTAAGCTATTGTCAAGGGCTTCCATTAGCTCTAAAAGTTTTAGGTTCTCTCTTATTCAAGAAGACAATACCTCAATGGGAAAGTGAATTGAATAAATTGGACAGAGAACCTGAAATGAAAATTCACAATGTGCTTAAACGAAGCTATGATGGATTAGATCGtacagaaaaaaatatatttcttgatgttgcatgtttttttaaagGTGAAGATAGGGATTTTGTGTCAAGAATATTGGATGGTTGTGATTTCCATGCGGAAAGAGGAATAAGAAATCTAAATGATTTGTGTCTTATAACTCTCCCATACAACCAAATACGTATGCATGATTTGATACAACAGATGGGTTGGGAAATTGTTCGTGAAAAATTTCCTGATGAGCCAAACCAATGGAGCAGATTGTGGGATCCCCATGATATTCAACAGGCACTTAGAACATCTAAGGTAAGAGCCAAGTGCATAAATTCACTTAAATCCACATAAACTTCAATAATATCATTCTTGTATAAGAACTTACATATCCATACAAGTTGAGTTAGTTTGTATTTATGTTTGCCTTATCCTTGTTATTTTTCAGGAAATACAAAAAGCTCAAACAATATCCTTGGACTTGTCTAAGTTAAAAAGAGTATGCTTCAATTCAAATGTTTTTGCAAAGATGACTAGTCTTCGATTGCTCAAAGTTCATTCAGGCGTCTATTATCATCATTTTGGATGTATTCACGAGAAGGATTATTATgctataataaaaaatacttctaaaatgCGACTTgacatgaaatttgaatttcctTATGAGTTAAGGTATCTTTATTGGGATGGATATCCTTTAGATTTTTTACCATCAAACTTTGATGGAGAGAAGCTTGTTGAACTTCACTTGAAGTGTAGCAACATAAAACAGTTGTGGCAAGGGCATAAggtattattatcatttaataatgacttctttttctttgtattgattttgaaatttatgatTGTTATGTCTTTAttgaaactaattttctttTGGTACAGTATCTTGAAAGGTTAAAGGTCATTGATCTAAGTTACTCAAGGAAGCTCATTCAAATGTCAGAATTCTCAAGCATGCCAAATTTGGAGAGACTAATTCTTAAAGGTTGTGTAAGCTTGATTGATATTCACCCATCTGTTGGAAATATGAAGAAGCTTACTACCTTAAGTTTGAGATTCTGTGATAAGCTTAAGAATCTGCCAGATAGCATTGGAGACTTGGAATCTCTTGAGATTCTTGATCTCTCTTATTGctcaaagtttgagaaatttcTGGAGAAGGGAGGGAACATGAAAAGTTTAAAGAAGCTTCGTTTAAGGAATTCTGCTATTAAGGATCTGCCTGATAGCATTGGAGACTTGGAATCTCTTGAGCTTCTTGATCTCTCTAATTGctcaaagtttgagaaatttccGGAAAAGGGAGGGAACATGAAAAGTTTAATGGagcttgatttaaaaaatactgCTATTAAGGATCTGCCGGATAGCATTGGAGACTTGGAATCTCTTGAGATTCTTAATCTCTCTAActcaaagtttgagaaattttcGGAGAAGGGAAGGAACATGAAAAGTTTAATGGAGCTTGATAGCAATCAGCTTTGCAATCTGCAAAAACTTAATATCAGTCAAAGCAAAATGGCTGGGCAGATTCCGGTGCTTTCTTTAAGTCTAAAAAGAAATAGACGCACACCATTGCACAAGCAAGGAAGATTTATCAGGTCTGCTCTGGCTTTGCCACCTCAACTGGTTGAAATCCACAACAGAGgtaatgtaatattttttttttttaattaagccACTTAAACCTTGTTTTATATAAAGTCAATATTTACATAATAATTTGTGCAGGAGTTGAAATGCTGGAAACTCAGTGCTCGTATTCCAGAAAGTAGTGGAATTCCAGAGTGGATAAGGTATCAAAACTTGGCAAGTGAAGCAACAGCAGAGCTTCCAATTAATTGGTATGACGATCCTGACTTCCCAGGATTTGTTGTATCATGTGTTTATCCTTCAAGTTATGGCCATTGTCATGGTTTCTGGTGTGAATTGAATTTACATGGCAATGGACTTAGATTCACGGATCGATGCTATCATTCATCCTTGTGTGAGTGCCATGGTAATTTTAAAGATGCGAGAGATCAAGTATGTGTTTGGTGGTATCCTAAGATTGCTATTCCGAAAGAGCATCACCATAAATACACACATATTAATGCTTTATTTGAGGGTACTGAGatagacataaaaaaatgtgGCATCAATCTTATATTTGCGGGAGATCAACAAAATCATATGCCCATGTTGGAGCATCCTCAGAATTCTGGTGACAATGGATCAGCATTACAAGATACCGATGGTAATGTTCATGGGGCTAATCAAGATGATGAACACCACCATATTCCCACGTTAGATCTCCTCGGGAATGTTGGTGACAATGGATCAGTAGTACTTGAAGACACTAAAACCGTAAGAGAAGACGTGATGATTAACTCCATCACCAGGTGCATTATCAACCCTTTTTCATATATTCCAACTTCTCtccttttgaaattatttttaaagtcaataaacta contains the following coding sequences:
- the LOC104878946 gene encoding LOW QUALITY PROTEIN: disease resistance protein RPV1-like (The sequence of the model RefSeq protein was modified relative to this genomic sequence to represent the inferred CDS: inserted 1 base in 1 codon; deleted 1 base in 1 codon), whose product is MLLFLNYALTPLLIAHGGSSPSNNKTHSFRASSSFTPSIPQTSTYDVFLSFRGEDTRYNFTDHLYKALGRRGIRTFRDDKLRRGEAIAPELLKAIEESRSSVIVFSENYARSRWCLDELVKIMECQKDLGHTVIPIFYHVDPSHVRKQEGSFGEAFAGYEENWKDKIPRWRTALTEAANLSGWHLQDGYESNQIKAIIDSIFHQLKCKRLDVGANLVGIDSHVKEMILRLHMESRDVSIVGISGVGGIGKTTIAKVIYNKLSCKFECMSFLENIREIFNAQGLSHLQNQLLGDILEGEGSQNINSVAHRASIIKDILSSKRVFIVLDDVDDPSQLEYLLGHREWLGEGSRVIITTRNKHVLAVQEVDDIYEVKGLNFKEARELFSLYAFKQELPKSDYRNISCRVVSYCQGLPLALKVLGSLLFKKTIPQWESELNKLDREPEMKIHNVLKRSYDGLDRTEKNIFLDVACFFKGEDRDFVSRILDGCDFHAERGIRNLNDLCLITLPYNQIRMHDLIQQMGWEIVREKFPDEPNQWSRLWDPHDIQQALRTSKEIQKAQTISLDLSKLKRVCFNSNVFAKMTSLRLLKVHSGVYYHHFGCIHEKDYYAIIKNTSKMRLDMKFEFPYELRYLYWDGYPLDFLPSNFDGEKLVELHLKCSNIKQLWQGHKYLERLKVIDLSYSRKLIQMSEFSSMPNLERLILKGCVSLIDIHPSVGNMKKLTTLSLRFCDKLKNLPDSIGDLESLEILDLSYCSKFEKFLEKGGNMKSLKKLRLRNSAIKDLPDSIGDLESLELLDLSNCSKFEKFPEKGGNMKSLMELDLKNTAIKDLPDSIGDLESLEILNLSNSKFEKFSEKGRNMKSLMELDSNQLCNLQKLNISQSKMAGQIPVLSLSLKEIDAHHCTSKEDLSGLLWLCHLNWLKSTTEELKCWKLSARIPESSGIPEWIRYQNLASEATAELPINWYDDPDFPGFVVSCVYPSSYGHCHGFWCELNLHGNGLRFTDRCYHSSLCECHGNFKDARDQVCVWWYPKIAIPKEHHHKYTHINALFEGTEIDIKKCGINLIFAGDQQNHMPMLEHPQNSGDNGSALQDTDGNVHGANQDDEHHHIPTLDLLGNVGDNGSVVLEDTXNRKRRRDD